In Haemorhous mexicanus isolate bHaeMex1 chromosome 6, bHaeMex1.pri, whole genome shotgun sequence, a single window of DNA contains:
- the CDKN1C gene encoding cyclin-dependent kinase inhibitor 1C — protein MSNVHLSGTAALERLSARRALVGHGRSPVCRSLFGPVDHEELGRELRERLREMGEDDQRRWDYNFQTDTPLPGPGRLRWEEVEAGAVPAFYRETLQVGRCRVPLVRAPPSPPPPPAAGKGPGGRLSRENRAAPRRRGMRLRRRGPTARITDFFARRKRPAEPKVAAERPSGCPPPPAAVPAEQTPRKRLR, from the exons ATGTCCAACGTGCACCTCTCCGGCACCGCCGCCCTGGAGCGCCTCTCGGCCCGGCGAGCCCTGGTCGGGCACGGCCGCAGCCCCGTCTGCAGGAGCCTTTTCGGGCCGGTGGACCACGAGGAGCTGGGCCGGGAGCTGCGGGAGCGCCTCCGGGAGATGGGGGAGGACGACCAGCGGCGCTGGGACTACAACTTCCAAACCGACACGCCGCTGCCGGGGCCCGGCCGCCTGCgctgggaggaggtggaggcCGGCGCCGTGCCCGCTTTCTACCGGGAGACTCTACAGGTGGGACGGTGCCGCGTCCCCCTCGTCCGGGCGCCCCcttccccgccgccgccgcccgccgccggcaAGGGGCCCGGGGGGCGCCTGAGCCGGGAGAACCGCGCAGCGCCCCGCCGCCGCGGCATGCGGCTCCGCCGGAGGGGCCCGACCGCCCGCATCACAG ATTTCTTCGCGAGGAGAAAAAGGCCGGCGGAACCCAAGGTGGCGGCGGAGCGCCCCAGCGGctgcccgccgccccccgccgccgtGCCGGCTGAGCAGACTCCCCGCAAGCGGCTCCGGTGA